The Hemibagrus wyckioides isolate EC202008001 linkage group LG15, SWU_Hwy_1.0, whole genome shotgun sequence genome window below encodes:
- the LOC131366411 gene encoding protein kinase C and casein kinase substrate in neurons protein 1-like, whose protein sequence is MSGSYDESAAADEAMDSFWEVGNYKRAVKRIDDGHRLCNDLMNCLQERAKIEKAYSQQLTEWSKRWRQLIEKGPQYGSVERAWLAVMTEADKVSELHQEVKNGLLNEDVEKVKNWQKDSYHKQMMGGFKEAKEAEEGFKKAQKPWAKKLKEMETAKKTYHMACKEEKLAASREANSKSEASVTPDQQKKLHEKTEKCKQDVQKAKEKYEKSLDELGKCQPQYMESMEQVFDQCQQHEVKRLNFLKEVLLDIKRHLNLTENQSYASVYRELERSILAINSQEDLKWFSNNHGPGMHMNWPQFEEYNPEATNAVAKREKKKPDGAAPATPSTEHGGQPGDRGSVSSYDKNQAYSTEWSDDEQPAGYSGNETNGGGNSFEDDSGRGGVRVRALYDYEGQEQDELSFKAGDELMKIEEEDDQGWCRGRLDNGRTGLYPANYVEEI, encoded by the exons GTGGGGAACTACAAACGTGCCGTGAAGAGAATTGACGATGGCCATCGACTCTGCAACGATCTCATGAACTGCCTTCAGGAACGTGCCAAGATCGAGAAGGCCTACAGTCAGCAGCTCACTGAGTGGTCCAAGAGATGGAGACAGCTGATCGAGAAAG GACCTCAGTATGGTTCTGTGGAGCGAGCCTGGCTGGCTGTGATGACCGAGGCAGATAAAGTGAGCGAGCTCCATCAGGAGGTGAAGAACGGCCTGCTGAACGAGGACGTGGAGAAGGTGAAGAACTGGCAGAAAGACTCCTACCATAAACAGATGATGGGCGGCTTCAAGGAGGCCAAAGAGGCAGAAGAAGGTTTCAAGAAAGCTCAGAAACCGTGGGCCAAGAAACTCAAAGAG atggaaaCAGCTAAGAAGACGTACCACATGGCCTGTAAGGAGGAGAAGCTGGCGGCATCCCGCGAGGCCAACAGCAAGTCCGAGGCGTCCGTCACTCCGGACCAGCAGAAGAAACTGCACGAGAAAACGGAGAAGTGCAAACAGGATGTACAGAAG gcaAAGGAGAAGTATGAGAAGTCTCTGGATGAGTTGGGGAAATGTCAGCCTCAGTACATGGAGAGCATGGAGCAGGTGTTTGATCAGTGTCAGCAGCATGAGGTCAAGAGACTCAACTTCCTCAAAGAGGTTCTACTGGACATCAAACGCCACCTCAACCTCACCGAGAACCAAAG CTATGCCTCAGTTTACCGTGAGCTGGAGCGCAGCATCCTTGCCATCAACTCTCAGGAGGATCTGAAGTGGTTCAGTAACAACCACGGCCCCGGCATGCACATGAACTGGCCCCAGTTTGAG GAATATAATCCAGAGGCCACCAACGCTGTGGCCAAGCGAGAGAAGAAGAAACCGGACGGAGCTGCTCCTGCCACGCCCAGTACAGAGCACGGAGGACAGCCAGGAGACCGCGGCAG cGTGAGCAGCTATGATAAGAACCAGGCGTACTCTACGGAGTGGTCTGATGATGAGCAGCCTGCCGGTTATTCAGGAAATGAGACTAACGGTGGCGGGAACTCCTTCGAGGATGACTCTGGCAGAGGAGGAGTGAGAGTGCGAGCGCTGTACGATTACGAAGGACAGGAACAAGACGAGCTCAGCTTCAAAGCAG GAGACGAACTGATGAAGATCGAGGAAGAGGATGATCAGGGCTGGTGTCGGGGACGTCTGGATAACGGACGGACGGGGTTGTACCCCGCCAACTACGTGGAGGAAATCTAA